In Belonocnema kinseyi isolate 2016_QV_RU_SX_M_011 chromosome 4, B_treatae_v1, whole genome shotgun sequence, a single window of DNA contains:
- the LOC117171487 gene encoding uncharacterized protein LOC117171487: MSINKDKLIRLMYERPVLWNHKHADYRNASLKQHAWIELASEFQMKDEDLKKRWACIRDTFRRELRKILKWSTEAVPYISKWPYFEKMIFLKDTMDARKSFIDEAEEEEVENSAENNIVFEENFTEKLDMKTIKPAEIPFAFGPYTLTQRVISDPLDFENCSKKRNSKEAGLELENEDSSKSRKNVITVEEDEDYHFVMSILPALRKVSNKLKVRMDIMNTIMAAQNNGN, translated from the exons atgtcgatCAATAAGGATAAATTGATACGGTTGATGTATGAACGACCCGTTCTCTGGAATCACAAACATGCTGATTACCGTAATGCGAGTCTGAAGCAACACGCTTGGATCGAACTGGCCTCGGAGTTTCAAATGAAGG atgAAGACCTGAAAAAAAGATGGGCATGTATAAGAGATACCTTCCGAAGAGAATTGAGAAAGATTCTAAAGTGGTCGACTGAAGCTGTGCCTTACATTTCAAAATGGCCCTATTTCGAAAAGATGATATTCCTCAAAGACACAATGGACGCAAGAAAAAGCTTCATTGACGAAGCAGAGGAGGAGGAAGTAGAAAATAGTGCAGAGAATAACATAGTTTTCGAGGAGAATTTTACAGAGAAACTAGACATGAAGACGATAAAGCCAGCAGAAATACCTTTTGCTTTTGGGCCTTACACACTTACACAAAGAGTCATATCTGATCCCTTGGATTTTGAGAACTGCAGCAAAAAGAGGAACTCGAAAGAAGCGGGTTTGGAGTTGGAGAATGAGGATAGTTCGAAAagcagaaaaaatgtaatcactGTCGAGGAAGATGAAGACTACCATTTTGTTATGAGTATTCTCCCAGCTTTGAGAAAAGTTTCTAATAAGTTGAAAGTGAGAATGGATATTATGAACACTATTATGGCTGCGCAAAATAATGGTAATTGA